From the Chitinivibrionales bacterium genome, one window contains:
- a CDS encoding ABC transporter substrate-binding protein has product MIKRALAIILPSTFALLLSSCSKSDAIRIGINAELTGSVPVVGKSCVNAAAMAVDEINAKGGIALADKTKKVELLVEDNEDKAESAAAVAQKFVSRRVVAMIGPNASRNAVPAAVVAESNNLIMISPWSTNPKLTENKKHVFRACFTDDFQGVVVAAFVFKKLGLKKAAVLFDVASEYNKGIAEVFKAEFTRVGGSVVSFESYSTGDKDFTAQLSKIKASGAEVLFLPNYYNEVPLQIQQARQQGFSGPVVGSDSWGSEEILKLGKGVMEGLYFTTHYAPDMATDKAKKFIADYQARFGARPDDVAALTYDAMGMLIESIRKAGSDDPAKVLSKLSTLSEFGGVTGVMKFTLGSGSPSKSAVVIQIKNDAFTYFDSVNPMK; this is encoded by the coding sequence ATGATCAAGCGAGCTTTAGCAATTATCCTGCCGTCAACATTCGCTTTATTATTGTCCTCCTGCTCCAAATCCGACGCCATCCGGATCGGCATCAACGCGGAACTCACCGGCTCGGTCCCGGTGGTGGGAAAATCATGCGTCAACGCCGCCGCCATGGCCGTTGACGAGATTAACGCCAAAGGCGGGATCGCGCTGGCCGACAAAACGAAAAAAGTGGAGCTTCTCGTTGAGGACAATGAGGACAAAGCGGAATCGGCGGCCGCGGTGGCGCAGAAATTCGTGAGCCGAAGAGTGGTTGCCATGATCGGCCCCAACGCAAGCCGAAACGCGGTGCCGGCCGCGGTTGTCGCGGAAAGCAACAACCTCATCATGATTTCTCCTTGGTCAACAAACCCCAAGCTCACCGAAAACAAGAAGCACGTGTTTCGCGCCTGCTTCACCGATGATTTCCAGGGCGTGGTCGTGGCTGCCTTTGTCTTTAAAAAGCTCGGCCTCAAGAAGGCGGCAGTGCTGTTCGATGTGGCGTCCGAATACAACAAGGGCATCGCCGAGGTGTTCAAGGCGGAATTCACCCGTGTCGGCGGCAGCGTGGTTTCCTTTGAATCCTATTCAACGGGCGACAAGGACTTTACCGCACAGCTCTCCAAAATCAAGGCGTCGGGCGCCGAGGTGCTGTTTCTCCCCAACTATTACAACGAGGTGCCGCTGCAGATCCAGCAGGCGCGCCAGCAGGGGTTCAGCGGGCCCGTTGTCGGCAGCGATTCGTGGGGCTCGGAGGAAATCCTTAAACTCGGCAAAGGCGTCATGGAGGGTTTGTATTTCACCACGCATTACGCGCCCGACATGGCGACCGACAAGGCGAAAAAGTTCATTGCCGATTATCAAGCCCGTTTCGGCGCGCGGCCCGACGACGTCGCCGCCCTCACCTACGACGCAATGGGCATGCTCATCGAAAGCATCCGGAAGGCCGGCAGTGACGATCCGGCAAAAGTTCTTTCCAAGCTTTCGACCCTCAGCGAATTCGGCGGCGTGACCGGTGTCATGAAATTCACGCTGGGTTCCGGCTCGCCGTCGAAAAGCGCCGTGGTCATTCAGATAAAAAATGATGCGTTTACCTATTTTGATTCAGTCAATCCAATGAAATGA
- a CDS encoding DUF1080 domain-containing protein has translation MKITSIVLVLLLLFPVLAKPKKAAPKPAPFTSLMDTSCWKPTRAFEGIERWSFRDGVFEGSDGWIGHNAMLVDFVLEGDFLYNGKSQGGVVVRGDRNAWFPNLSGYEMDIDADMPGSGHISFPFRPQPNPGIVPFPVNAWQHFSIAAHGRDFTVELGGKEVIRFRDDHYRYGQICLEGERDGLKYKNLKVQKLDGDSVKGLRSPWTELFNGGDMNGWASSGNAAVNNGAMEIDGGKRSSSITNKGISLTKGIFEFDVWCKRPDQSLAPYRIAFRNGVDSSQACFTCRPGCVLSCGSGKCVSPFPMFEATKWSEFWRFEVMDKNVSAFRFGEKVMDCSGSLAAVKAVSISADSCVLLVRGVRYKSIEKPVTKKKRRNGTL, from the coding sequence ATGAAAATCACGTCGATTGTTCTTGTTTTATTGCTGCTGTTCCCCGTTCTTGCGAAACCCAAAAAAGCCGCCCCCAAACCCGCCCCCTTCACTTCGCTCATGGACACCTCGTGCTGGAAACCGACCAGAGCATTTGAAGGCATCGAAAGATGGAGCTTCCGCGACGGCGTGTTTGAGGGCAGCGACGGCTGGATCGGCCATAACGCCATGCTCGTCGATTTCGTGCTCGAGGGCGATTTTCTCTACAACGGGAAAAGCCAGGGCGGCGTGGTGGTGCGCGGCGACCGAAACGCGTGGTTCCCCAACCTGAGCGGTTATGAAATGGACATCGACGCGGACATGCCGGGATCCGGGCACATCAGCTTTCCGTTCAGGCCGCAGCCAAATCCCGGGATCGTTCCTTTTCCCGTCAATGCATGGCAGCATTTTTCGATTGCGGCGCATGGGCGGGATTTCACCGTGGAGCTTGGCGGAAAGGAAGTTATCCGTTTCCGCGACGATCATTACCGTTACGGTCAGATCTGCCTCGAGGGCGAAAGGGACGGCCTGAAGTATAAAAATTTAAAAGTGCAAAAGCTGGACGGGGATTCCGTTAAGGGTCTCCGCTCTCCTTGGACCGAATTGTTCAACGGCGGCGACATGAACGGCTGGGCATCAAGCGGCAATGCTGCGGTCAATAACGGTGCAATGGAAATCGACGGCGGCAAGAGATCATCATCGATAACAAACAAGGGCATATCATTGACAAAAGGTATTTTCGAGTTCGACGTCTGGTGCAAAAGGCCTGATCAATCACTCGCGCCGTACCGCATCGCATTTAGAAACGGCGTCGACTCATCGCAGGCGTGTTTTACCTGCCGTCCCGGCTGCGTGCTGTCGTGCGGCTCCGGCAAATGCGTTTCACCGTTTCCCATGTTCGAGGCGACAAAGTGGTCGGAGTTCTGGCGATTCGAGGTGATGGATAAAAATGTCTCTGCCTTTCGATTCGGCGAAAAAGTCATGGACTGCTCGGGGAGTTTGGCTGCGGTGAAGGCTGTTTCGATTTCCGCGGATTCCTGCGTGCTGCTAGTGCGCGGGGTGAGATATAAGAGCATTGAAAAACCGGTCACGAAGAAAAAACGCAGAAACGGGACTCTGTGA